A single window of Lepeophtheirus salmonis chromosome 2, UVic_Lsal_1.4, whole genome shotgun sequence DNA harbors:
- the LOC121113795 gene encoding sphingomyelin synthase-related protein 1, whose amino-acid sequence MRMEDYPENWSVEQVSEWLECNEFHSLVEPLVEKHRMDGRCLLSLSQSDCVDIIGIRVLGDVKRLLHAVDLLREPPSHQVDHPESVSIRPERGKALLAFLYALAVSWMTAFVMVIVHDRVPDTDVYPPLPDILLDNIPHITWAFEMAEITGMVLLALWATVLIFHKHRFILARRFFSISGTIFLLRCVTMLITSLSVPGKHLKCSPRPYGDVWNKYRQAYQIWSGAGLTTQGVRTCGDYMFSGHTVGLTLLNFFITEYTSTKIYFLHTFTWICNVFGVFFILAAHEHYSIDVFIAFYISSRLFMYYHTLGNSRSDSQFAKEENRNWFWFPLFSYFEEGVHGQIPNEFEWPLTLKECVYWIDKLSLKHKAKKLSHSVSNGFANAIMSETKIEAQYTNGHAKAYQNHTKNLRSTNGVKKKKK is encoded by the exons ATGAGAATGGAGGATTATCCGGAGAATTGGAGTGTGGAGCAAGTATCTGAATGGTTGGAGTGCAATGAGTTCCATAGTTTGGTGGAGCCCCTTGTGGAAAAGCATCGAATGGATGGTCGGTGCTTGTTGAGCCTGAGCCAATCGGACTGTGTGGATATCATTGGTATTCGTGTGTTAGGAGATGTGAAAAGACTCTTGCATGCCGTAGATCTTCTTCGAGAGCCACCTTCTCATCAAGTGGATCATCCTGAAAGCGTTTCGATCCGTCCTGAGAGGGGCAAAGCTCTTTTGGCATTTCTTTACGCATTGGCAGTCTCTTGGATGACTGCCTTTGTCATGGTTATTGTCCATGATCGTGTTCCAGACACAGATGTATATCCACCTCTCCCAGATATTCTTTTAGATAATATTCCCCATATAACTTGGGCATTTGAAATGGCAGAAATCACAGGAATGGTTCTTTTGGCCCTTTGGGCTACTGTCCTCATTTTTCACAAGCATCGATTCATTCTGGCCAGAAGGTTCTTCTCCATCTCGGGAACGATTTTTCTCCTGCGTTGTGTTACCATGCTCATTACTTCCTTAAGCGTTCCAGGAAAACATCTTAAATGCTCTCCTCGGCCTTATGGAGACGTATGGAACAAGTATCGACAG gcttatCAAATATGGAGTGGCGCTGGTTTAACTACGCAAGGAGTCCGCACATGTGGAGATTATATGTTTAGTGGCCATACTGTTGGACTCACTTTACTCAATTTCTTCATTACGGAGTATACCTCAACCaagatttatttccttcacACCTTCACATGGATTTGTAATGTGTTTGGTGTGTTCTTCATCCTAGCCGCACATGAGCACTACTCCATTGACGTTTTCATAGccttttatatttcttctcgTCTTTTTATGTACTATCACACGCTTGGAAACAGTCGAAGCGATAGTCAGTTTGCAAAAGAAGAGAATCGTAACTGGTTTTGGTTCCCTCTATTCTCCTATTTCGAAGAAGGGGTTCATGGCCAAATACCAAACGAATTTGAGTGGCCGCTAACGCTCAAGGAATGTGTATATTGGATAGATAAGCTGTCTTTAAAGCACAAAGCCAAGAAACTCTCTCATTCTGTCTCTAATGGTTTCGCAAATGCCATTATGAGTGAAACCAAAATTGAGGCTCAATATACTAATGGTCATGCAAAGGCTTATCAAAATCATACCAAAAATCTTCGAAGCACAAATGGagtcaagaaaaagaaaaagtga
- the LOC121113793 gene encoding brahma-associated protein of 60 kDa: MSGSPMRGAPPPGLMMRGPSPRMPPQRMMMARPAGVGGGPQLPLRPPSKVIKKKKKIADKVLPQRVRDLVPESQAYMDLLSFEKRLDSTIMRKRLDIQEALKRPMKLKRKLRIFISNTGYPATEGNPPSWELRVEGRLMPEKDKPKRKFSSFFKSLVIELDKDLYGPDNHLVEWHRTSATQETDGFQVKRPGDKNVKCTILLLLDYQPLQFKLDQRLARLLGVHTQSRPVIIAALWQYIKTHKLQDSNEKEFINCDPFLKQIFQADRIKFAEVPQRLNPLLHPPDPIVINHIINVEDTPEQKKTACYDIDVEVDDALKAQMNSFLVSTASQQEIQSLDSKIHETVDTIKTLKVHREFYLSFSKDPQLFINKWLISQSRDLKTMTNVAGHPEEERHTDFYGQAWIHEAVSRYFYSKIQQKRAELDTALGIRNP; this comes from the exons ATGTCTGGGTCTCCGATGCGTGGTGCTCCTCCTCCAGGCCTCATGATGCGAGGTCCTTCTCCTCGTATGCCTCCTCAACGGATGATGATGGCTCGGCCAGCAGGAGTTGGAGGTGGTCCTCAGCTTCCCTTGCGCCCTCCCAGCAAAGTcatcaagaagaagaagaaaatcgcGGACAAAGTACTTCCTCAACGGGTTCGAGACCTTGTTCCAGAGTCTCAGGCATATATGGACCTTCTCAGTTTCGAAAAGAGACTGGATTCCACAATTATGCGGAAGCG ACTGGACATTCAGGAGGCTCTGAAAAGACCCATGAAACTCAAGAGGAAACTTCGAATCTTCATATCGAATACGGGATACCCAGCAACAGAAGGGAATCCTCCCTCTTGGGAATTGCGAGTGGAAGGAAGACTGATGCCCGAAAAGGATAAGCCCAAAAGGAAGTTCTCCTCCTTTTTCAAATCCCTAGTGATTGAGTTGGACAAGGATCTGTATGGCCCCGATAATCATCTTGTGGAATGGCATCGTACTTCTGCAACTCAGGAAACAGATGGGTTTCAAGTTAAAAGGCCTGGTGACAAAAATGTCAAGTGTACTATACTACTCTTACTCGACTATCAGCCTCTTCAATTCAAATTAGATCAACGACTGGCACGATTATTGGGTGTCCACACTCAATCCCGACCCGTTATTATTGCTGCGCTTTGGCAATATATTAAAACACATAAACTACAAGACTCCAATGAAAAAGAATTCATCAATTGTGATCCTTTTCTCAAACAAATTTTCCAAGCGGATCGTATTAAATTTGCTGAAGTTCCTCAGCGCCTCAACCCTCTTCTCCACCCTCCAGATCCAATT GtcattaatcatattattaacGTAGAGGATACGCCTGAGCAGAAAAAAACAGCCTGTTACGATATTGATGTCGAAGTGGACGATGCACTCAAAGCGCAAATGAATAGTTTCTTGGTTTCCACTGCCTCTCAACAAGAGATACAATCTTTAGATAGCAAGATACATGAAACTGTAGATACAATTAAGACTCTAAAGGTTCATCGAGAATTTTACTTGAGTTTCTCAAAGGACCCTCAACTCTTTATAAACAAATGGCTTATCAGTCAGTCAAGAG ACCTTAAAACTATGACAAATGTGGCTGGTCATCCAGAGGAAGAACGTCATACAGACTTTTACGGTCAGGCCTGGATTCATGAAGCAGTATCGCGAtacttttatagtaaaatacaacaaaaaagagCGGAATTAGACACGGCTCTCGGCATAAGAAACCCATAA
- the LOC121113796 gene encoding WD repeat domain-containing protein 83, with product MSIPSFRIQSIDCKQGAVRAVRYNVDGNYCLTCGSDKSIKLWNPKKGFQLRTYTGHGYEVLDARGSCDNSQIASCGMDKTVILWDVSIGTALRKWRGHAGTVNCVIFNEDSSCVLSGSIDGTIKIWDGRSKRNEPIQTLDVFKDSVTSIDVSDHEIIAGSADKTIRRFDIRNGALFTDYVGYPISSLCFTRDGQCILVNTNGGEPIKLFDKSSGELLQEFLGALNKKNYRIDATLDHKDKYVISGSENGFAYYWDLVEGNVVAKLDHGEKENAPMVNSNITVHSLSQHPSSAHLLTATGGKIHIWSDTEEIQADDE from the coding sequence ATGTCAATACCCTCGTTTCGAATACAATCCATAGACTGTAAGCAAGGAGCTGTTCGAGCAGTAAGATATAATGTGGATGGTAACTATTGTCTCACGTGTGGTTCTGATAAATCTATAAAACTATGGAAtccaaaaaaaggatttcaattAAGAACTTATACAGGACACGGATACGAGGTCCTTGATGCTCGGGGATCCTGTGACAATAGTCAAATCGCATCATGTGGAATGGATAAAACGGTTATACTTTGGGATGTTAGTATTGGAACAGCACTTCGTAAATGGAGAGGTCATGCAGGAACGGTCAATTGTGTTATCTTTAATGAAGACTCATCATGTGTTCTAAGTGGCTCAATAGATGGAACTATTAAGATTTGGGATGGGCGCTCTAAACGTAATGAGCCCATTCAGACTTTAGATGTATTTAAAGACTCGGTCACATCAATTGATGTTTCGGATCATGAAATTATTGCTGGATCTGCTGACAAAACTATTAGAAGGTTTGATATCCGGAATGGTGCCCTATTTACCGACTACGTCGGATATCCGATTTCCTCTCTTTGTTTCACTCGAGATGGACAGTGCATATTAGTGAACACGAATGGAGGTGAACCCATTAAGCTTTTCGACAAAAGCAGTGGGGAACTTTTACAGGAGTTTCTAGGTGCTCTTAACAAGAAAAACTATAGAATAGATGCAACATTGGACCACAaagataaatatgttatatctGGCTCTGAAAACGGTTTTGCCTACTATTGGGATCTTGTAGAAGGCAACGTTGTGGCTAAACTCGATCATGGCGAAAAAGAAAATGCTCCTATGGTCAATTCTAATATTACAGTTCACTCATTATCTCAACATCCCTCAAGCGCGCACCTCTTGACAGCTACTGGAggcaaaatacatatttggagTGATACTGAAGAAATACAAGCCgacgatgaataa